From the Astatotilapia calliptera chromosome 6, fAstCal1.2, whole genome shotgun sequence genome, one window contains:
- the cusr gene encoding uncharacterized protein cusr, producing the protein MSLLSATLLFLLLDSISCVQFLAPLNMGGVIGLVQFNSMSQMATVNVSGAGSCRSVNISLSEFPVMYGHFAQPCSEQNIGSSVFTFTADLASNSNINVSELFAQRKNLDDFSLSLQTCNGTKVCTVVSQGRTLVTSQARFYGPIAGNVYIRYNMDNASSRVLADLVTIGQVNASQTNVTLYRATSTVANCDILLKSLNNASLTPLGSVKVGTPLQLQKSRLDLSSFQTTNGFLFLRVGSSFSCAQIYNVPVKQVRADVNMNGIKGYFSFRQASPFDLTELSVNLTNLQSNVAFYHVHDFPVRSLTNRCSNDRIGDHWNPFSLNRSSPTYPRVPGSTHDMYEVGDLSAKHGSIAGKNMVDMTFTDFNLPLFGKNSIVGRSVVIHQPNGSRFACMSISYPGEVIVGRAIFSSPVVGEVWFTQLVNNPLSDVSIFLNLAYGNPTTPTKNHNWHVHVYPISSERDDDQGRCTTTGGHWNPFNITIDASYSLHCNPSGPLSCEVGDLAGKHSTLDLGTTLEVVAAKYFFTDVTSWVPMPGIIGRSVVIHQAERGGPRIACANVTLVQVPKASLGTWFGPGVSDGQVGFSRAVPQGPTTINVSLMSLNSIASGYHVHVLPLNPGSAEPCSNANIQGHFNPLAWNVSQSPPPGVGTVDQYEMGDISGKFGTLNDQNNFEAVYMDPDMSMTGPYSIVGRSLVVHNVSGARIRCANILADRLTDGEWVIAKAVFNGTVTGTVRLQQQVFLDGSSSDVTLEVNLKSSAGDNKSTASLFITTNRVGSSDTGCNSVGDTFNPFNMTSMRPTCSLENPLSCVVGEISVRHGMVSLTQRQFYTDSIIRLSGDSTVVFRSLVLKNGENITACADILPESPSAAQTFPNVTTFSRYDFRNRVADVLQMNLARVTILPTSPQSVSGGTCQQVNFMISGNVSTGLLSSVKTSDKMGVFRESDICTRGPSPSPSPSPSPALTPWTFLLGLMFAFACLLPSATYL; encoded by the exons ATGTCCCTTCTCAGTGCTACTCTGCTGTTTCTTTTGCTTG ATTCCATTTCCTGTGTTCAGTTTCTGGCACCTTTGAACATGGGAGGAGTCATTGGGCTGGTGCAGTTTAACTCAATGTCTCAGATGGCCACTGTCAACGTGTCTGGGGCTGGATCCTGTCGTTCAGTAAACATTTCCCTCAGCGAGTTTCCCGTCATGTATGGCCACTTTGCTCAGCCCTGTTCTGAACAAAATATCGGCTCCAGCGTCTTCACTTTTACTGCTGATCTTGCCTCAAATTCTAACATCAATGTGTCCGAACTCTTTGCGCAAAGAAAAAACCTTGATGACTTCTCACTGTCGTTGCAAACGTGTAACGGAACTAAAGTATGCACAGTTGTAAGTCAAGGTCGGACCCTCGTAACTAGTCAGGCCAGGTTCTATGGGCCCATCGCGGGTAACGTTTATATCCGTTATAACATGGATAACGCCAGCTCCAGGGTTCTTGCAGATCTTGTGACGATCGGTCAAGTTAATGCCTCGCAAACTAATGTCACGCTCTATAGAGCTACAAGTACTGTTGCAAACTGTGATATTCTACTTAAAAGCTTAAATAATGCATCTTTGACTCCTCTGGGTTCCGTAAAGGTTGGGACCCCTTTGCAGCTCCAGAAATCCCGTCTGGACCTCAGTAGCTTCCAAACCACAAATGGGTTTCTTTTCCTTAGGGTGGGGTCAAGTTTCAGTTGTGCTCAGATCTATAATGTGCCAGTGAAACAGGTTAGAGCTGATGTGAACATGAATGGGATCAAAGGATACTTTAGTTTTCGTCAGGCTTCCCCTTTTGATCTCACAGAGTTGAGTGTCAATCTGACCAATTTACAGAGCAATGTTGCCTTTTACCATGTCCACGATTTTCCTGTTAGGTCATTAACAAACCGGTGTTCAAATGATCGTATAGGTGACCACTGGAATCCATTTAGTTTGAACAGAAGTAGCCCAACTTACCCAAGAGTCCCAGGGTCAACACATGACATGTATGAGGTGGGTGACCTCAGTGCCAAGCACGGGAGCATAGCAGGCAAAAATATGGTGGACATGACATTCACAGACTTCAATCTCCCTCTGTTTGGAAAGAACAGCATTGTAGGTCGCTCAGTCGTCATTCACCAACCAAATGGTTCGAGGTTTGCTTGCATGAGTATCAGCTATCCAGGCGAGGTTATTGTAGGCAGAGCCATATTTTCAAGCCCTGTGGTTGGTGAGGTCTGGTTCACACAGCTGGTGAACAACCCCCTCTCTGATGTATCCATATTTCTGAATTTGGCATACGGAAATCCTACAACACCAACCAAAAACCACAACTGGCATGTTCACGTCTACCCAATCAGCTCAGAGAGGGATGATGATCAAGGCCGCTGTACCACAACTGGAGGTCACTGGAACCCCTTCAACATCACCATTGATGCCAGCTATTCCCTCCACTGTAACCCATCTGGTCCCCTATCCTGTGAGGTTGGAGACCTCGCCGGCAAACACAGTACCCTTGATCTTGGAACCACGTTAGAGGTAGTGGCAGCAAAATACTTCTTCACTGATGTCACCTCCTGGGTGCCCATGCCCGGCATTATTGGCCGCTCTGTGGTCATCCATCAAGCAGAAAGAGGCGGGCCAAGAATAGCCTGTGCCAATGTCACATTGGTGCAAGTTCCCAAAGCTAGCTTAGGTACATGGTTTGGCCCTGGAGTTTCTGATGGACAAGTGGGTTTCTCCCGGGCTGTGCCACAAGGTCCCACAACTATAAATGTTTCCTTAATGAGCCTGAACTCCATAGCTAGTGGTTATCATGTCCACGTGTTGCCCCTCAACCCAGGCAGTGCAGAGCCCTGTTCAAATGCAAACATCCAGGGCCACTTCAACCCACTAGCCTGGAACGTATCACAATCCCCCCCTCCTGGAGTTGGCACTGTGGACCAGTATGAGATGGGAGACATCAGCGGGAAGTTCGGCACACTTAATGATCAAAACAACTTTGAAGCTGTATACATGGACCCTGACATGTCGATGACTGGACCCTACAGCATAGTGGGAAGGTCGCTGGTGGTTCACAATGTCAGTGGAGCAAG aatTAGGTGTGCCAACATCTTGGCTGATAGACTCACAGATGGTGAATGGGTTATTGCCAAGGCTGTCTTTAATGGTACAGTGACTGGGACAGTTAGACTG CAACAGCAGGTGTTCCTCGATGGGAGTAGCAGCGATGTTACTCTGGAGGTGAACCTTAAGTCATCTGCGGGGGATAAT AAATCAACAGCTTCCTTGTTCATCACAACTAATCGGGTTGGCTCCAGTGACACCGGGTGCAACAGTGTGGGAGACACATTCAATCCCTTCAACATGACATCGATG AGACCCACCTGTTCTTTAGAAAACCCACTGAGCTGCGTGGTGGGGGAGATATCTGTAAGACATGGCATGGTTAGCCTGACACAGAGACAGTTCTATACTGACAGCATTATTCGCCTCTCTGGAGACAGCACAG TGGTCTTCAGATCTTTAGTGCTGAAGAATGGAGAAAACATCACAGCCTGTGCCGACATCCTCCCTGAATCCCCATCAGCAGCGCAGACGTTTCCCAATGTGACTACATTCAGCCG GTATGACTTCCGAAACAGGGTCGCTGACGTACTGCAAATGAACCTGGCAAGAGTTACTATCTTGCCCACATCTCCTCAGTCTGTATCTGGGGGAACATGTCAGCAAGTCAACTTCATGATATCTG GGAATGTGAGCACTGGCCTGCTGAGCTCTGTCAAAACCAGTGACAAAATGGGCGTCTTCAGAGAGTCTGACATATGTACAA